A portion of the Calothrix sp. 336/3 genome contains these proteins:
- a CDS encoding DnaJ C-terminal domain-containing protein yields the protein MATTDFKDYYAVLGVSKTASQDDIKQAFRKLARKYHPDVNPGNKQAEARFKEINEAYEVLSDPDKRKKYDQFGQYWKQAGEGFPGGAGVGVDMGGVDFSQYGSFQDFINELIGGFGGANPRNARQTYSYRTSTNNTGFNGFNDFGFQDMGGAATAQDSEATITLSFSEAFHGVQKRFSLGNETIDVRIPPGAKTGSRLRIRGKGAINPFNQQRGDLYLKVELQPHSFFQFEGDNLVCEVSITPDEAVLGASIDVPTPDGSVTVKLPAGVRSGQSLRLRGKGWQQPKGERGDQLVKIAIATPRDISQQEREYYEKIRSLRTYNPRSHLHNIRL from the coding sequence ATGGCTACAACCGACTTTAAAGACTATTACGCAGTTTTGGGAGTAAGTAAAACTGCCAGTCAAGATGATATTAAGCAAGCGTTTCGTAAACTTGCTCGCAAATACCACCCAGACGTAAATCCTGGCAATAAGCAAGCTGAAGCACGGTTTAAGGAAATTAACGAAGCCTACGAAGTTTTATCAGATCCAGATAAACGCAAAAAATATGACCAATTTGGTCAATACTGGAAACAAGCTGGTGAAGGTTTCCCCGGTGGTGCTGGTGTTGGCGTTGATATGGGCGGTGTAGACTTCAGCCAATATGGTAGCTTCCAGGATTTTATTAATGAATTAATTGGCGGTTTTGGTGGTGCTAATCCCCGCAATGCTAGACAAACCTATAGTTATCGAACCTCCACCAACAACACAGGTTTTAACGGTTTTAATGACTTTGGGTTTCAAGATATGGGTGGTGCTGCTACTGCTCAAGATAGTGAAGCAACTATTACCCTATCTTTTTCAGAAGCTTTCCATGGTGTTCAAAAGCGTTTCAGCTTGGGTAATGAGACAATTGATGTGCGAATTCCCCCAGGAGCAAAAACCGGTTCCCGTCTACGGATACGTGGCAAAGGTGCTATCAACCCCTTTAACCAACAACGGGGTGACTTGTATTTAAAAGTAGAACTACAACCCCATAGCTTTTTCCAGTTTGAGGGTGATAATTTAGTCTGTGAAGTGTCTATCACCCCCGATGAAGCGGTTCTTGGTGCTTCTATTGATGTCCCCACACCTGATGGTAGTGTGACGGTGAAATTACCTGCGGGAGTGCGCTCTGGACAATCCCTGCGCTTGCGGGGTAAGGGGTGGCAACAACCTAAAGGGGAGCGTGGAGATCAATTAGTCAAAATCGCGATCGCCACACCTAGAGATATCAGCCAACAGGAGCGAGAATACTACGAAAAAATCCGCTCATTACGTACCTATAACCCCCGCAGTCACCTACACAACATTAGATTATAA
- a CDS encoding redoxin domain-containing protein → MLTSSNFDGLFNERFAKNLFPVPASNTVELGQITMDFKLPDMTNGQQIRLSDYRGNQPILLAFTRIFTEKQYCPFCYPHIKELNERYEEFQQRGVEVLLITSTDETQSQTVVRDLGLKMPLLSDPRCWVFRAYKVGQALGAPLPAQFVLDKQGRLRYKHLFSFLDHNASIERLLAEFEGE, encoded by the coding sequence ATATTAACCTCGTCAAACTTTGACGGATTATTCAACGAACGTTTTGCAAAAAACTTATTCCCAGTTCCAGCCTCAAATACTGTGGAATTAGGGCAAATAACGATGGATTTTAAATTGCCAGATATGACGAATGGGCAACAAATTAGATTATCTGACTATCGTGGGAATCAACCTATATTACTAGCTTTCACACGCATTTTTACTGAAAAACAATACTGCCCTTTCTGCTATCCTCATATCAAAGAATTGAATGAAAGATACGAAGAATTTCAACAAAGGGGTGTGGAAGTTTTATTAATTACTAGTACTGATGAAACTCAGAGTCAAACTGTTGTTCGAGATTTGGGTTTAAAAATGCCTTTGTTAAGCGACCCTCGGTGTTGGGTATTTCGTGCTTATAAGGTTGGACAAGCTTTAGGAGCCCCACTTCCAGCACAATTTGTGTTAGATAAGCAAGGTAGATTGCGTTATAAACATTTATTTTCCTTCTTGGATCACAATGCCAGTATTGAAAGATTACTGGCAGAGTTTGAGGGGGAATAG
- a CDS encoding anti-sigma regulatory factor — translation MLSIVQQDHLAVKSELKLLNQVQQWFELFCLQHLSQLGWSESQLYRLNLALAEGFTNAVRHAHRALPPETTIDINVSLWLDRLEIRIWDHGKPFDPNAIAEPEPGTLQVGGYGWFLLRRLADKVVYERDTDGRNCLLIVKYALKNSAV, via the coding sequence ATGCTTAGCATAGTGCAGCAAGACCATCTGGCGGTAAAAAGCGAACTCAAGCTTCTGAATCAAGTGCAACAGTGGTTTGAGCTATTTTGTCTGCAACACTTATCTCAGTTAGGTTGGTCAGAAAGTCAACTGTATAGACTCAATTTAGCATTAGCAGAAGGTTTTACTAATGCTGTTCGTCATGCCCATCGTGCCCTACCACCAGAAACCACTATAGATATTAATGTTTCCCTGTGGTTGGATAGATTAGAAATCAGGATTTGGGATCATGGTAAACCTTTTGACCCCAACGCGATCGCCGAACCAGAACCAGGTACTCTGCAAGTCGGGGGGTATGGATGGTTTTTATTGCGACGTTTGGCAGACAAGGTTGTGTATGAACGTGATACAGACGGTAGAAACTGCTTACTCATCGTCAAGTATGCTTTAAAAAATTCTGCTGTTTGA
- the petD gene encoding cytochrome b6-f complex subunit IV: MATQKKPDLSDPILRAKLAKGMGHNYYGEPAWPNDLLYVFPIVIMGSFACIVALAVLDPAMTGEPANPFATPLEILPEWYLYPVFQILRSLPNKLLGVLAMAAVPLGLILVPFIESVNKFQNPFRRPVATAVFLFGTLVTVYLGIGAALPLDKSLTLGLF, from the coding sequence ATGGCAACACAGAAAAAACCCGATCTGAGCGATCCTATCTTAAGAGCTAAACTGGCAAAGGGTATGGGTCACAACTATTATGGTGAACCCGCTTGGCCCAATGACTTGCTCTATGTTTTCCCAATTGTAATTATGGGTTCCTTTGCTTGTATTGTGGCTCTAGCAGTTCTAGATCCAGCAATGACGGGCGAACCTGCAAACCCCTTTGCAACACCCCTGGAAATTCTGCCAGAGTGGTATTTGTATCCTGTATTCCAAATCCTGCGCTCTTTACCTAACAAATTGTTGGGTGTATTAGCAATGGCTGCCGTACCTCTGGGATTGATTTTGGTTCCCTTTATTGAGAGCGTCAATAAATTCCAAAATCCTTTCCGTCGTCCAGTCGCTACCGCAGTATTCCTATTTGGTACATTAGTAACTGTGTACTTAGGAATTGGTGCAGCTTTACCATTAGATAAGTCTCTGACTTTGGGGCTATTCTAA
- the petB gene encoding cytochrome b6, with protein sequence MANVYDWFEERLELQALADDVTSKYVPPHVNIFYCLGGITLVCFLIQFATGFAMTFYYKPTVAEAYSSVQYIMNEVNFGWLIRSVHRWSASMMVLMMILHVFRVYLTGGFKKPRELTWVSGVVLAVITVSFGVTGYSLPWDQVGYWAVKIVSGVPEAIPVVGTLISDLLRGGSSVGQATLTRYYSAHTFVLPWLIAVFMLFHFLMIRKQGISGPL encoded by the coding sequence ATGGCTAACGTTTATGACTGGTTCGAGGAACGCTTGGAATTACAAGCGCTCGCCGACGACGTCACCAGTAAGTACGTCCCTCCCCATGTCAACATTTTTTACTGTCTGGGTGGTATCACCCTAGTTTGTTTCCTGATCCAGTTCGCAACTGGATTTGCGATGACATTTTACTACAAGCCAACTGTTGCTGAAGCTTATTCTTCTGTACAGTACATCATGAACGAGGTCAACTTTGGTTGGCTAATTCGTTCCGTCCATCGCTGGTCTGCCAGCATGATGGTACTGATGATGATTCTGCACGTTTTCCGGGTATATCTAACTGGTGGTTTCAAAAAACCCCGTGAATTAACTTGGGTTAGTGGTGTTGTCCTCGCAGTCATCACCGTTTCCTTTGGTGTAACTGGATATTCTCTACCCTGGGACCAAGTTGGTTACTGGGCGGTGAAAATCGTGAGCGGTGTACCAGAAGCTATCCCTGTAGTTGGTACTCTGATATCTGATTTACTTCGTGGTGGTTCTAGTGTCGGACAAGCAACCTTAACCCGTTACTACAGCGCTCATACCTTTGTGCTGCCTTGGTTAATTGCAGTCTTCATGCTGTTCCACTTCTTAATGATTCGTAAACAAGGTATTTCCGGTCCCTTGTAG